The Rhea pennata isolate bPtePen1 chromosome 7, bPtePen1.pri, whole genome shotgun sequence genome contains a region encoding:
- the ACADSB gene encoding short/branched chain specific acyl-CoA dehydrogenase, mitochondrial isoform X2, giving the protein MWSLEVSHVLKRNVPAYLASWKASPCVFRSSKSGLMPDLASDGVVCAPLQTFTEEETMLKNMVKKFAQERVAPLVKKMDENSKMEESVIKGLFEQGLMSIELEEEYGGTRASFFSTILVVEELAKVDPAVALLCELQNTLTNKLFTVYGTEEQKRNYLPRVAKDMIGSFCLSEVGSGSDAFSLKTRAEKKGDYYIINGSKMWISFAEHAGVFFVMANTDPALGYKGITCFIVDRNTEGLQVGKKENKLGIRASSTCPVTFENVKVPETNILGQVGQGYKYAIGMLNCGRIGIAAQMLGLAQGCFDHTIPYTKQRVQFGKSVFDFQGMQHQIAHVATQLEAARLLTYNAARLAEAGRPFIKEASMAKYYAAEVATLTTSRCVEWMGGVGFTKDYPIEKYYRDCKIGTIYEGTSNIQLSTIAKSLAQEY; this is encoded by the exons ATGTGGTCTTTAGAAGTGAGCCATGTG ctgaaaagaaatgtgcCAGCGTACTTGGCTTCTTGGAAGGCTTCTCCATGCGTCTTTAGATCCTCCAAGTCGGGACTTATGCCAGATCTAGCCAGTGATGGAGTTGTCTGTGCTCCGCTTCAGACATTCACTGAAGAGGAGACAATGCTAAAAAATATGG TGAAAAAATTTGCTCAGGAACGAGTTGCACCTCtggtgaaaaaaatggatgagAATTCAAAAATGGAAGAATCTGTAATAAAGGGATTGTTTGAACAAGGG CTGATGAGTATTGAGCTTGAGGAAGAATATGGAGGAACtagagcttcatttttttcaaccATATTGGTAGTAGAAGAACTTGCCAAAGTTGATCCAGCTGTAGCTCTTCTATGTGAACTCCAAAATACACTAACTAATAAGTTGTTCACTGTATAtggaacagaagaacaaaagagaaattacttGCCCAGAGTGGCTAAAGATATG ATAGGCAGTTTCTGTCTTTCGGAGGTTGGATCTGGGAgtgatgcattttctttgaagacCCGGGCCGAAAAGAAGGGAGACTACTATATCATCAACGGCTCAAAGATGTGGATTAGCTTTGCGGAACATGCAGGAGTTTTCTTTGTAATGGCAAATACAGATCCTGCTTTG GGATACAAGGGAATTACATGCTTCATAGTAGATCGCAACACAGAAGGACTACAGGTAGGGAAGAAGGAGAATAAGCTTGGAATTAGAGCATCCTCTACCTGCCCagtaacatttgaaaatgttaag GTTCCCGAGACCAATATCCTGGGACAGGTTGGGCAAGGCTATAAGTACGCAATTGGAATGCTAAATTGCGGAAGAATAGGTATTGCTGCACAG ATGTTAGGATTGGCACAGGGATGTTTTGACCATACAATTCCCTATACAAAGCAGAGAGTCCAGTTTGGCAAAAGTGTCTTTGATTTCCAG GGGATGCAACATCAGATAGCTCATGTGGCCACACAATTGGAAGCTGCAAGGTTGTTGACCTACAATGCAGCTCGGcttgcagaagcaggaaggcCATTCATAAAGGAGGCAAGCATGGCCAAATACTATGCTGCTGAG GTTGCAACACTCACGACTAGTAGATGTGTTGAATGGATGGGTGGTGTTGGATTCACGAAAGATTATCCAATTGAAAAATATTACCGTGATTGCAAGATAG GTACAATATATGAAGGAACTTCAAATATCCAGTTGAGCACCATTGCAAAAAGCTTAGCACAGGAATACTGA
- the ACADSB gene encoding short/branched chain specific acyl-CoA dehydrogenase, mitochondrial isoform X1: protein MAAAAGAWLRSGAKLKRNVPAYLASWKASPCVFRSSKSGLMPDLASDGVVCAPLQTFTEEETMLKNMVKKFAQERVAPLVKKMDENSKMEESVIKGLFEQGLMSIELEEEYGGTRASFFSTILVVEELAKVDPAVALLCELQNTLTNKLFTVYGTEEQKRNYLPRVAKDMIGSFCLSEVGSGSDAFSLKTRAEKKGDYYIINGSKMWISFAEHAGVFFVMANTDPALGYKGITCFIVDRNTEGLQVGKKENKLGIRASSTCPVTFENVKVPETNILGQVGQGYKYAIGMLNCGRIGIAAQMLGLAQGCFDHTIPYTKQRVQFGKSVFDFQGMQHQIAHVATQLEAARLLTYNAARLAEAGRPFIKEASMAKYYAAEVATLTTSRCVEWMGGVGFTKDYPIEKYYRDCKIGTIYEGTSNIQLSTIAKSLAQEY, encoded by the exons atggcggcggcggcgggagcctGGCTGAGGAGCGGCGCGAAG ctgaaaagaaatgtgcCAGCGTACTTGGCTTCTTGGAAGGCTTCTCCATGCGTCTTTAGATCCTCCAAGTCGGGACTTATGCCAGATCTAGCCAGTGATGGAGTTGTCTGTGCTCCGCTTCAGACATTCACTGAAGAGGAGACAATGCTAAAAAATATGG TGAAAAAATTTGCTCAGGAACGAGTTGCACCTCtggtgaaaaaaatggatgagAATTCAAAAATGGAAGAATCTGTAATAAAGGGATTGTTTGAACAAGGG CTGATGAGTATTGAGCTTGAGGAAGAATATGGAGGAACtagagcttcatttttttcaaccATATTGGTAGTAGAAGAACTTGCCAAAGTTGATCCAGCTGTAGCTCTTCTATGTGAACTCCAAAATACACTAACTAATAAGTTGTTCACTGTATAtggaacagaagaacaaaagagaaattacttGCCCAGAGTGGCTAAAGATATG ATAGGCAGTTTCTGTCTTTCGGAGGTTGGATCTGGGAgtgatgcattttctttgaagacCCGGGCCGAAAAGAAGGGAGACTACTATATCATCAACGGCTCAAAGATGTGGATTAGCTTTGCGGAACATGCAGGAGTTTTCTTTGTAATGGCAAATACAGATCCTGCTTTG GGATACAAGGGAATTACATGCTTCATAGTAGATCGCAACACAGAAGGACTACAGGTAGGGAAGAAGGAGAATAAGCTTGGAATTAGAGCATCCTCTACCTGCCCagtaacatttgaaaatgttaag GTTCCCGAGACCAATATCCTGGGACAGGTTGGGCAAGGCTATAAGTACGCAATTGGAATGCTAAATTGCGGAAGAATAGGTATTGCTGCACAG ATGTTAGGATTGGCACAGGGATGTTTTGACCATACAATTCCCTATACAAAGCAGAGAGTCCAGTTTGGCAAAAGTGTCTTTGATTTCCAG GGGATGCAACATCAGATAGCTCATGTGGCCACACAATTGGAAGCTGCAAGGTTGTTGACCTACAATGCAGCTCGGcttgcagaagcaggaaggcCATTCATAAAGGAGGCAAGCATGGCCAAATACTATGCTGCTGAG GTTGCAACACTCACGACTAGTAGATGTGTTGAATGGATGGGTGGTGTTGGATTCACGAAAGATTATCCAATTGAAAAATATTACCGTGATTGCAAGATAG GTACAATATATGAAGGAACTTCAAATATCCAGTTGAGCACCATTGCAAAAAGCTTAGCACAGGAATACTGA
- the ACADSB gene encoding short/branched chain specific acyl-CoA dehydrogenase, mitochondrial isoform X3 produces MSIELEEEYGGTRASFFSTILVVEELAKVDPAVALLCELQNTLTNKLFTVYGTEEQKRNYLPRVAKDMIGSFCLSEVGSGSDAFSLKTRAEKKGDYYIINGSKMWISFAEHAGVFFVMANTDPALGYKGITCFIVDRNTEGLQVGKKENKLGIRASSTCPVTFENVKVPETNILGQVGQGYKYAIGMLNCGRIGIAAQMLGLAQGCFDHTIPYTKQRVQFGKSVFDFQGMQHQIAHVATQLEAARLLTYNAARLAEAGRPFIKEASMAKYYAAEVATLTTSRCVEWMGGVGFTKDYPIEKYYRDCKIGTIYEGTSNIQLSTIAKSLAQEY; encoded by the exons ATGAGTATTGAGCTTGAGGAAGAATATGGAGGAACtagagcttcatttttttcaaccATATTGGTAGTAGAAGAACTTGCCAAAGTTGATCCAGCTGTAGCTCTTCTATGTGAACTCCAAAATACACTAACTAATAAGTTGTTCACTGTATAtggaacagaagaacaaaagagaaattacttGCCCAGAGTGGCTAAAGATATG ATAGGCAGTTTCTGTCTTTCGGAGGTTGGATCTGGGAgtgatgcattttctttgaagacCCGGGCCGAAAAGAAGGGAGACTACTATATCATCAACGGCTCAAAGATGTGGATTAGCTTTGCGGAACATGCAGGAGTTTTCTTTGTAATGGCAAATACAGATCCTGCTTTG GGATACAAGGGAATTACATGCTTCATAGTAGATCGCAACACAGAAGGACTACAGGTAGGGAAGAAGGAGAATAAGCTTGGAATTAGAGCATCCTCTACCTGCCCagtaacatttgaaaatgttaag GTTCCCGAGACCAATATCCTGGGACAGGTTGGGCAAGGCTATAAGTACGCAATTGGAATGCTAAATTGCGGAAGAATAGGTATTGCTGCACAG ATGTTAGGATTGGCACAGGGATGTTTTGACCATACAATTCCCTATACAAAGCAGAGAGTCCAGTTTGGCAAAAGTGTCTTTGATTTCCAG GGGATGCAACATCAGATAGCTCATGTGGCCACACAATTGGAAGCTGCAAGGTTGTTGACCTACAATGCAGCTCGGcttgcagaagcaggaaggcCATTCATAAAGGAGGCAAGCATGGCCAAATACTATGCTGCTGAG GTTGCAACACTCACGACTAGTAGATGTGTTGAATGGATGGGTGGTGTTGGATTCACGAAAGATTATCCAATTGAAAAATATTACCGTGATTGCAAGATAG GTACAATATATGAAGGAACTTCAAATATCCAGTTGAGCACCATTGCAAAAAGCTTAGCACAGGAATACTGA